The following proteins come from a genomic window of Micromonospora echinofusca:
- a CDS encoding aldehyde dehydrogenase family protein, which yields MALRLAEGTAWSDTLARAVAAAPEAFGSPVDGVTTLHNLVRGDWHAVGSPSPVRTPVDNTVLVSLARLDAESARAAVAYAAAAHRVWADTPLADRKARVTDALDALTAHRDLLALLLVWEIGKPWRLACADVDRALDGVRWYVDEIDRMLADGREPLPGPVSNIASWNYPMSVLVHAELVQLLAGNAVIAKTPSQGGAVCLTVAHALMRRAGLPATLVSGGGEELSEVLVRAPEIGAVAFVGGRSNGGKVAAALLDSDKRHFIEQEGLNAWGIWHFSQWDLLAGHLKKGFEYGKQRCTAYPRFVVQRDLVDEFLDMYLPVVRSVRFGHPLAVGDGWTAGNPLPELDFGPLISGAKADELRRKVDEAVRGGAVPLHRGKLHGAPFLDGQDTSAYVAPSVLLAPPGRSRLMHAEPFGPVDTIVVVDTTDELLAAMNASNGALVASLACDDEELAGKLAVDLQAFKVGINKPRSRGDRDEPFGGRGASWKGAFVGGDLLVQAVTQGGDGRLYGNFPDYSSYPAT from the coding sequence ATGGCTCTACGACTCGCCGAAGGCACCGCCTGGTCCGACACCCTCGCCCGCGCCGTGGCCGCCGCACCGGAGGCGTTCGGCTCCCCGGTCGACGGCGTCACCACGCTGCACAACCTCGTACGCGGCGACTGGCACGCCGTGGGCTCGCCCAGCCCGGTCCGCACGCCGGTGGACAACACCGTGCTGGTCAGCCTGGCCCGCCTCGACGCCGAATCCGCCCGCGCCGCGGTCGCGTACGCCGCCGCCGCGCACCGGGTCTGGGCCGACACCCCGCTCGCCGACCGCAAGGCCCGGGTCACCGACGCCCTGGACGCGCTCACCGCCCACCGCGACCTGCTCGCCCTGCTGCTGGTCTGGGAGATCGGCAAGCCGTGGCGGCTGGCCTGCGCCGACGTGGACCGGGCGCTCGACGGCGTCCGGTGGTACGTCGACGAGATCGACCGGATGCTCGCCGACGGCCGGGAGCCGCTGCCGGGACCGGTCAGCAACATCGCGTCGTGGAACTACCCGATGAGCGTGCTCGTGCACGCCGAACTGGTGCAGTTGCTCGCCGGCAACGCGGTCATCGCGAAGACCCCGTCGCAGGGCGGGGCGGTCTGCCTCACCGTCGCGCACGCGCTGATGCGCCGGGCCGGGCTGCCCGCCACCCTGGTCTCCGGCGGCGGCGAGGAGCTGTCCGAGGTGCTCGTACGGGCGCCGGAGATCGGCGCGGTGGCGTTCGTCGGCGGGCGCTCCAACGGCGGCAAGGTCGCCGCCGCGCTGCTCGACTCCGACAAGCGGCACTTCATCGAGCAGGAGGGCCTCAACGCGTGGGGCATCTGGCACTTCTCCCAGTGGGACCTGCTCGCCGGGCACCTGAAGAAGGGCTTCGAGTACGGCAAGCAGCGCTGCACCGCGTACCCGCGCTTCGTGGTCCAGCGGGACCTCGTCGACGAGTTCCTCGACATGTACCTGCCGGTGGTGCGCTCCGTCCGGTTCGGACACCCGCTCGCCGTCGGCGACGGCTGGACCGCCGGTAACCCGCTGCCCGAGCTGGACTTCGGCCCGCTGATCAGCGGCGCCAAGGCCGACGAGCTGCGCCGCAAGGTCGACGAGGCGGTACGCGGCGGCGCCGTGCCGCTGCACCGCGGCAAGCTGCACGGCGCGCCGTTCCTCGACGGGCAGGACACCTCCGCGTACGTGGCCCCGTCGGTGCTGCTGGCCCCGCCCGGGCGGTCCCGGCTGATGCACGCCGAGCCGTTCGGCCCCGTCGACACCATCGTCGTGGTGGACACCACCGACGAGCTGCTGGCCGCGATGAACGCCTCGAACGGCGCGCTGGTCGCCTCGCTGGCCTGCGACGACGAGGAGTTGGCCGGCAAGCTCGCGGTCGACCTCCAGGCGTTCAAGGTGGGCATCAACAAGCCGCGCTCGCGGGGCGACCGCGACGAGCCGTTCGGCGGCCGGGGCGCGTCCTGGAAGGGCGCCTTCGTCGGCGGCGACCTGCTGGTGCAGGCCGTCACCCAGGGCGGCGACGGCCGGCTCTACGGCAACTTCCCCGACTACAGCAGCTACCCCGCCACCTGA
- a CDS encoding VOC family protein — MSIIAQLSLGVSDPQRAAAFWSAALGYHRRPPRYAGDDWIVLEPPPGVPGTAIAMDVSESPAEEFPRIHLDIDAGDRDLHEEVARLVALGAHPVDWRHYPTDPHPAEPPYVVLADPEGNRFCVQGTRAPAT; from the coding sequence ATGTCGATCATCGCGCAACTCTCCCTGGGAGTGTCCGATCCGCAGCGGGCGGCGGCCTTCTGGTCGGCCGCGCTGGGCTACCACCGCCGCCCGCCCCGGTACGCCGGCGACGACTGGATCGTGCTGGAGCCGCCGCCCGGCGTGCCGGGCACCGCCATCGCCATGGACGTCAGCGAGAGCCCGGCCGAGGAGTTCCCCCGCATCCACCTCGACATCGACGCCGGCGACCGGGACCTCCACGAGGAGGTGGCGCGGCTCGTGGCGCTCGGCGCGCACCCGGTCGACTGGCGGCACTACCCGACCGACCCGCACCCGGCCGAACCGCCGTACGTGGTGCTCGCCGACCCGGAGGGCAACCGGTTCTGCGTGCAGGGGACGCGCGCACCCGCGACGTGA
- a CDS encoding GNAT family N-acetyltransferase translates to MTLWRIRATVDDRPGYLSVLTASLALRGVNILAVQVHTTERGAVDDFLVDAPDSLDEAGLVAAVHRGRGRDCWVARSEARGLADQPTRALGLATRLVRDPDATGEALRALLGADAVAWRPASTGSGGGLAETTMLLDDPAGGSFALRRAVPGFTPAEYARAQALVELSAAVARRAAEQVTLVLPDGAEAAVRPATVDDLPGVVELHEGCSARSRHRRYLGGAAAPSPARLRRLLEPARGVTLLATAGDAGATGSVVAMANLLAEGDEAEAALLVRDDWQRRGLGSALLRRLVRHAEQAGHAALVLHVHAENAPMLRTVRRLDRPAAAERDGALVSLTVPLTAGVPSVNGRGPC, encoded by the coding sequence ATGACGCTGTGGCGGATCCGGGCGACCGTGGACGACCGGCCGGGCTACCTGTCGGTGCTGACGGCGAGCCTGGCGTTGCGAGGGGTCAACATCCTCGCCGTGCAGGTGCACACCACCGAGCGGGGCGCCGTCGACGACTTCCTGGTCGACGCGCCCGACTCGCTCGACGAGGCCGGCCTCGTCGCCGCCGTGCACCGGGGGCGGGGCCGGGACTGCTGGGTGGCGCGCAGCGAGGCGCGCGGGCTCGCCGACCAGCCGACCCGGGCGCTCGGCCTGGCCACCCGGCTGGTGCGGGACCCGGACGCGACCGGCGAGGCGCTGCGCGCCCTGCTCGGCGCGGACGCGGTCGCCTGGCGGCCCGCGTCGACCGGCTCCGGCGGCGGGCTCGCCGAGACCACGATGCTGCTGGACGACCCGGCCGGCGGGTCGTTCGCGCTGCGCCGCGCCGTGCCGGGCTTCACCCCGGCCGAGTACGCCCGCGCCCAGGCCCTGGTCGAGCTGTCGGCGGCCGTCGCGCGCCGGGCCGCCGAGCAGGTCACCCTGGTGCTGCCCGACGGCGCCGAGGCGGCCGTACGACCCGCAACCGTCGACGACCTGCCCGGCGTCGTCGAGTTGCACGAGGGCTGCTCGGCGCGCAGCCGGCACCGCCGCTACCTGGGCGGTGCGGCGGCTCCCTCGCCGGCCCGGCTGCGCCGGCTGCTGGAGCCGGCCCGGGGCGTGACCCTGCTCGCCACGGCCGGCGACGCCGGCGCGACCGGGTCGGTGGTGGCGATGGCGAACCTGCTCGCCGAGGGCGACGAGGCCGAGGCGGCGCTGCTGGTGCGCGACGACTGGCAGCGGCGGGGCCTCGGCTCGGCCCTGCTGCGCCGGCTGGTCCGGCACGCCGAGCAGGCCGGTCACGCGGCCCTGGTGCTGCACGTCCACGCGGAGAACGCGCCGATGCTGCGCACCGTGCGGCGGCTCGACCGGCCGGCCGCGGCCGAGCGGGACGGCGCGCTGGTCAGCCTCACCGTCCCGCTCACCGCGGGCGTGCCCTCGGTCAACGGAAGGGGCCCCTGCTGA
- a CDS encoding ACT domain-containing protein, with translation MLLRVRVTLPDRPGTLGQVARTMGVSGADIVQVVVLERLGGRAVDDFTVVWPGAARVERLLAGLAAIPGVRVDGVWRAIGAPTTSGQDAELLAQVAANPVDGVATLVDAVPGLLAADWAVAAVVPVDWASRTGAAGEATVGYASWRAPVPPPLPEVTPLRARAISVAAGPHVAVAPFGRAGLVLVAARECAGTPAAAAFHATEVDRLAQLVRAAAVILGDRLDLVGAPPVAANP, from the coding sequence ATGTTGCTGCGAGTTCGGGTCACCCTGCCGGACCGTCCGGGCACGCTCGGTCAGGTGGCGCGCACCATGGGCGTGTCCGGTGCGGACATCGTCCAGGTGGTCGTCCTGGAGCGGCTCGGCGGGCGGGCGGTGGACGACTTCACCGTGGTCTGGCCGGGCGCGGCGCGGGTCGAGCGGCTGCTCGCCGGGCTGGCGGCGATCCCCGGCGTCCGGGTGGACGGGGTGTGGCGGGCGATCGGCGCGCCCACCACGTCGGGGCAGGACGCCGAACTGCTGGCCCAGGTCGCGGCCAACCCGGTCGACGGCGTCGCCACGCTGGTCGACGCCGTGCCCGGGCTGCTCGCCGCCGACTGGGCGGTGGCCGCGGTGGTGCCCGTGGACTGGGCCTCCCGGACCGGCGCCGCCGGGGAGGCGACCGTCGGGTACGCGAGCTGGCGTGCCCCCGTACCGCCGCCGCTGCCGGAGGTGACCCCGCTGCGCGCCCGGGCGATCAGCGTCGCGGCCGGCCCGCACGTCGCGGTCGCGCCGTTCGGCCGGGCGGGCCTGGTGCTGGTGGCCGCCCGCGAGTGCGCCGGGACGCCGGCCGCGGCGGCTTTCCACGCCACGGAGGTGGACCGGCTGGCGCAGCTCGTGCGGGCCGCCGCGGTGATCCTCGGCGACCGGCTCGACCTGGTCGGGGCGCCCCCGGTGGCCGCGAACCCCTGA
- a CDS encoding phosphotransferase family protein — protein sequence MTEPAVDAHGPGSVPAPASPRGLDLDRLADHLARHRPDLADGPLRARLIAGGKSNLTYLLALGEREVVLRRPPLGHVLATAHDMAREYRVISALAPTDVPVPAALLLCEDAEVIGAPFYLMERVHGEVFRTRAQTDPLTAEQRRELALAMMDTLAALHAVEPASVGLADFGRPEGYLARQVRRWAGQLDRSRSRPLPGIEELRDLLAGTAPEGANAGRIVHGDYRLDNLLATVDPVAVRAVLDWEMATLGDPLADLGLLLTYWDVLGGSDSAAGNPVADGLGPRAGFPTGAELIARYAGRGDVDVGPLHWHVALGCFKLAVICEGIHYRHTLGQTLGEGFDRIGDMVAPLVEHGLTAARER from the coding sequence ATGACCGAGCCGGCCGTCGACGCGCACGGGCCGGGCAGTGTGCCCGCCCCCGCCTCCCCCCGCGGGCTGGATCTCGACCGGCTCGCCGATCACCTGGCCCGGCACCGGCCCGACCTGGCCGACGGCCCGCTGCGGGCCCGGCTGATCGCGGGCGGCAAGTCCAACCTGACCTACCTGCTGGCGCTCGGCGAGCGCGAGGTGGTGCTGCGCCGCCCGCCGCTCGGGCACGTGCTGGCCACCGCGCACGACATGGCCCGAGAGTACCGGGTGATCTCCGCGCTGGCGCCGACCGACGTGCCGGTGCCCGCCGCGCTGCTGCTCTGCGAGGACGCCGAGGTCATCGGCGCGCCCTTCTACCTGATGGAACGGGTGCACGGCGAGGTGTTCCGCACCCGCGCCCAGACCGATCCGCTCACCGCCGAGCAGCGGCGGGAGCTGGCGCTGGCGATGATGGACACCCTCGCCGCGCTGCACGCGGTCGAGCCCGCCTCGGTCGGGCTGGCCGACTTCGGCCGGCCCGAGGGCTACCTCGCACGGCAGGTACGCCGCTGGGCGGGCCAGCTCGACCGGTCCCGCAGCCGGCCGCTGCCCGGCATCGAGGAGCTGCGGGACCTGCTCGCCGGCACCGCGCCGGAGGGCGCCAACGCCGGCCGGATCGTGCACGGCGACTACCGGCTGGACAACCTGCTCGCCACCGTCGACCCGGTGGCCGTACGGGCCGTGCTCGACTGGGAGATGGCCACCCTCGGCGACCCGCTGGCCGACCTCGGGCTGCTGCTGACCTACTGGGACGTGCTCGGCGGCAGCGACTCGGCCGCCGGCAACCCGGTCGCCGACGGGCTCGGCCCGCGTGCCGGGTTCCCCACCGGCGCGGAGCTGATCGCCCGGTACGCGGGGCGCGGCGACGTCGACGTCGGGCCGCTGCACTGGCACGTCGCGCTCGGCTGCTTCAAGCTCGCGGTGATCTGCGAGGGCATCCACTACCGGCACACGCTCGGGCAGACGCTCGGCGAGGGCTTCGACCGGATCGGCGACATGGTGGCACCGCTGGTCGAACACGGGCTGACCGCCGCCAGGGAGCGGTGA